A region from the Pseudomonas sp. Teo4 genome encodes:
- the flgK gene encoding flagellar hook-associated protein FlgK yields the protein MSIISIGVSGLTAAQIALTTSSNNTTNAYTDGYTRQVATFSEATSGSGVQVSSVARQYNQFVTTQLNGSISAESALSTYQTEVDQIDSLLADSDASLDTLLQSFFSAIQTLTSDASDTAAREEVVGSAETLASQFNQLGSYLSEMADDVNNQIDDQVTQINDLSAQIATLNGQISLSESLGGASNDLLDQRDLLVSQLSELVAVDVTVQDNGSYTVSLSNGMALVSGGDSFELSTEPSASDPSELSISYVDAAGNSVTLDDETLDSGSLGGLIEFRDTTLAETQNQLGLMAVSLTQALNTLQAQGIDLNGDTGSDFFSVADPVVYGNTGNTGDATISATFSDDVSELSASDYTVSYSDTDGYTVTRNDTGASVTASYESSSATLSFAGMELTISGSADDGDSFLVQPTRNAASSFTTLISDGEQIAAGTTSGSSDNSNALAMLELQTSDIVGGGSTLSESYAALVSDVGSTATRVAAQLETQSALTEQLTTLQQSESGVNLDEEAANLIVYQQYYQACAKIVEVGTTVLDTILDIS from the coding sequence ATGAGCATCATCTCCATTGGCGTCAGCGGCCTCACGGCGGCGCAGATCGCCCTCACCACCAGCAGCAATAACACCACCAACGCCTACACCGATGGCTACACCCGGCAGGTCGCCACCTTCAGCGAAGCCACCTCGGGTAGCGGCGTGCAGGTGTCCAGCGTCGCCCGCCAGTACAACCAGTTCGTCACCACCCAGCTCAATGGCTCGATCAGTGCCGAAAGCGCGCTGTCCACCTACCAGACCGAAGTCGACCAGATCGACAGCTTGCTGGCCGACAGCGACGCCAGCCTGGATACGCTGCTGCAGAGCTTTTTCTCGGCCATCCAGACGCTGACTTCCGATGCCAGCGATACTGCGGCGCGGGAGGAAGTGGTTGGCAGCGCAGAAACTCTCGCAAGCCAGTTCAACCAGCTGGGCAGTTACCTGTCCGAGATGGCCGACGATGTGAACAACCAGATCGACGACCAGGTCACCCAGATCAACGACCTGAGCGCCCAGATCGCCACGCTGAACGGGCAGATCAGCCTGTCCGAGTCGCTGGGCGGCGCCTCCAACGACCTGCTGGACCAGCGCGACCTGCTGGTGAGCCAGCTCAGCGAGTTGGTAGCGGTGGACGTCACCGTTCAGGACAACGGCAGCTACACCGTGTCGCTCAGCAATGGCATGGCCCTGGTGTCCGGTGGCGACAGCTTCGAACTGTCCACTGAACCCTCCGCCAGCGACCCGAGCGAGTTGTCGATCAGCTACGTCGACGCTGCCGGCAACAGCGTGACGCTGGACGACGAAACACTCGACAGTGGCTCGCTCGGCGGCCTGATCGAGTTTCGCGACACCACCCTGGCCGAAACGCAGAACCAGCTGGGCCTGATGGCCGTGTCGCTGACTCAGGCGCTCAATACCCTCCAGGCCCAGGGCATCGACCTCAATGGCGACACTGGCAGCGACTTCTTCTCGGTGGCCGACCCGGTGGTCTACGGCAATACCGGCAACACCGGCGACGCGACCATCAGCGCCACCTTCAGCGATGATGTCAGCGAGCTCAGTGCCAGCGACTACACCGTGAGCTACTCGGACACCGATGGCTACACCGTCACCCGCAACGACACCGGCGCCAGCGTCACCGCGAGCTACGAGAGCAGCAGCGCCACCCTCAGTTTTGCCGGCATGGAATTGACCATCAGCGGCAGCGCCGACGACGGTGACAGCTTCCTGGTCCAGCCCACGCGCAATGCCGCCAGCAGCTTCACCACCCTGATCAGCGACGGTGAGCAGATCGCCGCCGGCACCACCAGCGGCAGCAGCGACAACAGCAACGCCTTGGCCATGCTCGAGCTACAGACCAGCGACATCGTCGGCGGCGGTTCGACCCTGAGCGAGTCGTATGCCGCGCTGGTGAGTGACGTGGGCAGCACCGCGACCCGGGTTGCCGCGCAACTGGAAACCCAGTCCGCCCTGACCGAGCAACTGACCACCCTGCAACAGTCGGAGTCGGGGGTGAACCTCGACGAGGAAGCGGCCAACCTCATCGTCTACCAGCAGTACTACCAGGCCTGCGCGAAGATCGTCGAAGTGGGCACCACAGTCCTCGACACCATTCTCGACATCAGCTGA
- the flgL gene encoding flagellar hook-associated protein FlgL, translated as MRLSSATIYNQNLNSMLAQQSDYQDAALEVSSGTRVSKPSDDSLAAAQAVTVRQSIAANEQYADSRASITTALSQEESTLDSINDAITSAMSLVVQAGNGTLSDADRESLATSLQGLYDTLVTLANSTDSNGNYLFSGYQSQTPAFAENADGELVYQGDDNVVTQQVSATQTMASGDNGASIFLSVSSTAGFIAEAGDNSGTLTFDGPDIADTSASNYGSGFTLTFSVADDGTTQYSIDGQDPVAYTDGETLEINGLSLTLSGTPADGDSLTVSAAADADPDLFATLQNLITALQTPVEDDADQAALSNTLSTASRELSNAQDNVLTVITSVGARLSQVEVLDTIGDDLALSYTERLSGLVDADYTESISRYVTLQVSMQAAQQTFASVQQLSLFEYI; from the coding sequence ATGCGCTTGAGCAGTGCGACCATCTACAACCAGAACCTCAACTCCATGCTCGCCCAGCAAAGCGACTATCAGGATGCCGCGCTGGAGGTGTCCAGCGGCACCCGGGTGAGCAAGCCGTCCGATGACTCGCTGGCTGCCGCGCAGGCCGTGACGGTGCGTCAGTCCATCGCCGCCAACGAGCAGTACGCCGATTCGCGCGCCAGCATCACCACAGCGTTGTCCCAGGAAGAAAGCACCCTGGACAGCATCAACGATGCCATCACCAGCGCCATGAGCCTGGTGGTGCAGGCCGGCAACGGCACCCTGAGCGATGCCGACCGCGAGTCTCTGGCCACTTCCCTGCAAGGTCTCTACGACACCCTGGTGACGTTGGCCAACAGCACCGACAGCAATGGCAATTACCTGTTCTCCGGCTACCAGAGCCAGACACCGGCCTTTGCCGAGAATGCCGATGGCGAGCTGGTTTACCAGGGTGATGACAATGTGGTGACGCAGCAGGTAAGCGCCACCCAGACCATGGCCAGTGGCGACAACGGCGCCAGCATCTTCCTCTCGGTCAGCAGCACGGCGGGTTTCATTGCCGAGGCCGGCGACAACAGCGGCACCCTGACTTTCGACGGCCCGGACATCGCCGACACCAGCGCCAGCAACTACGGCAGCGGCTTCACCCTGACCTTCAGCGTCGCCGACGACGGCACCACCCAGTACAGCATCGACGGCCAGGACCCGGTCGCCTACACCGACGGTGAAACGCTGGAAATCAACGGACTAAGCCTGACCCTGAGCGGTACGCCCGCCGACGGCGACAGTCTGACGGTCAGCGCCGCCGCCGATGCCGACCCTGACCTGTTCGCCACCCTGCAGAACCTGATCACGGCCTTGCAGACGCCCGTGGAGGATGACGCTGATCAGGCCGCGCTGAGCAATACCCTGTCCACTGCCAGCCGTGAACTGAGCAATGCCCAGGACAATGTGCTCACCGTAATTACCTCGGTCGGCGCGCGCCTGAGCCAGGTGGAAGTGCTGGACACCATTGGTGATGATCTGGCGCTTAGCTACACCGAGCGGCTGTCCGGGCTGGTGGACGCCGACTACACCGAGTCCATTTCGCGCTACGTGACCTTGCAGGTGTCGATGCAGGCTGCCCAGCAGACCTTTGCCAGTGTTCAGCAGTTGTCACTGTTCGAGTACATCTGA